The genomic interval CCGACTTTCTGGTCATGAATAAGAAGGTAAAGAGATCAGAtagagtttaaaatatataatatgtgGGATCTATTCAATAAGCTGATCTGGGAGAGATTTTTCCACTGGAAGCCGCATCATTTGAGGTGCTTGATGAGAACTGAGAAGGATGTTTTTATATACTCATTAGATGCAAACACATATTAGTGCATAGCTTTTCACAAGTGCAAATGTATTCTTTGAACCTTCCAGAAACAAGCAAACAGAAGTTTTGCCGAATAAAACAAGGAGTTATATGATAGCAAGAATTCCCATTATAAATTAAATacccaaaaaaatatatacgacTCCCTTTGCAAAACTAAAGACTTGTAAACTCGTACTTCATGCTGTTCTAAAATAGAATCTTATTCTATTCCATTCAACTTTTGCATAAACTACAGCTACCATTTGTCCCTTCTGGTCTTTGCTTTGATCTCAAGAGATCTCTTCCCTCTGCtttcttatatataaactGATAGGTTTTTATTCTCACTTCCCAAACTTGAAATTGTTTTACTTAAAATTACTCTTTTCTTGATCTTTGGTTTCTTGGAATGGGTGGAGTCATTTCTAGATTTGGAAAGAGGTTCTTTCCAAAGAATGCAGTGAGGATACTAATGGTGGGTCTTAATGCTTCTGGGAAGACTACCATCCTCTACAAGCTAAAACTAGGAGAGATTGTTTCAACCATACCCACCATTGGTGTTTATCGCAGAAACTCTTTAGTGTTTTAGTTTAAAGATTCAGAATTTCAGATGATGTTTGCTACTGACCATGACACAGTTGATGATATTGCTTCACTTTTTTATAAACCAGGTTTCAACGTGGAGACAATAGAGTACAAGAACATTACCTTCACTGTGTGGGATGTTGGAGGTCAAGATAAGGTAAAAAGctgaaatttcattttcatatgtgCAAGGATACACCCATTTTCATGGATCTCTGGTTTCAGAAAATGTAAGAACACCCTAATGTGTTCATCTTCTGCTTGCTTATAACCAGATAAGGCCTTTGTGGAGGCACTACTTTAAAAATACTCAAGGACTTATATTTACTGTGGACAGCAATGACAAAGAACGAATCCCAGAAGCTCGCAATGAGCTTCATCGTATTCTAGGCGAGGTTAGTAAGCCCTCGACTACATCTATTCTCCTTGAACTTGCACCTGTCTGTGTTTAAAACTGCATATGAAAAGGTAAAGATGCAAAACAACTTACCTTTTTGTACTTTATTTCCACAGAGTGAACTAAGCAATGCAGTAGTCCTGGTCCTTGCTAATAAGCTAGACCTTCCAAATGCTATGTGTGCTACTGAGGTTGCTGATAAGCTTGCACTCCACTTACTTGGTCAACGTTCCTGGTATGCATATCGTTTTCACTTTTCCTAATGTCTAATGTACATGGTAGcaagaaagaagaatgaatATTTGTCATAATAAGCATGCAGCACAACCAACTGTTGAGCCATGAAAATCTACTGTTGAGTTATGACTAAAACCGAAAATGGCAAGAAAAAGGATTGAGATAAAATGAATTGCAATCAGAACATTTAAAAACCCCCAACAtagttaattaaaaaatttctTATACTTGTACAGGTACATCCAAAGTATCTCTGCAACCTCTGGCCAAGGACTCTATGAAGGTCTTGATTGGCTATCTAATAACACTAGTGTTACCAAGAAATGATGCAAGGGACCTTCTATAACACTCAAACTAGTCATATTTTGATTTCATACATACTGTTCAGTAGAACCAAATTTGGTTGGCAATGTAATGAATGTGAAGAGGTTGGTCTTTGATATCCTATCCCAGAGGATGTACATAATCCTAGCCAGCCCGTAATACTAAACTTAGTGTAAGAGATGCAGATATGATACTGTTACGTATACTTTTCGAGCAGCTTCCCTTGTTGTTATTGATTACATTCCGGATATTTGGCACCCAGGCATTGATCATTCTCAGGAAAATAGCTGCATGATGGTGCACTTCAGCACTTTAGAAGAGATTAGGATCATTCTTCCTGATACCTCAGAAACAAATTGgaattaaaattttcatattgCAGGATATGTAATGTTTAACCTCAAACTTTGGTCTCCAGGTTGCATGTATTTTCTACTGGTTCCTAAAAATTAGCAACAAGTATGTCAAGAAAAGCTCGTGTTTCCTCTTCATTCCTACACATCTCAAATTAGTCAAATAAGGAGACCAAGAATCCTGTAACAAGTTCCAGTGAGGCCAACAAAATTGTACTACTACAAATG from Argentina anserina chromosome 2, drPotAnse1.1, whole genome shotgun sequence carries:
- the LOC126784478 gene encoding ADP-ribosylation factor 1-like yields the protein MGGVISRFGKRFFPKNAVRILMVGLNASGKTTILYKLKLGEIVSTIPTIGFNVETIEYKNITFTVWDVGGQDKIRPLWRHYFKNTQGLIFTVDSNDKERIPEARNELHRILGESELSNAVVLVLANKLDLPNAMCATEVADKLALHLLGQRSWYIQSISATSGQGLYEGLDWLSNNTSVTKK